Within Ralstonia pickettii DTP0602, the genomic segment GCTCGCCGCGGGTGAATTTCTCGAAGATCTGCCGCTCCTTGCCGCCCGGCACACCCGGGCCGTCATCCTCGACCGCGATCCTGATTTCAGCATCGACCGGCGCCGCCCACAAGCGGATCTCGGTTCCCGCCGGCGTGTACTTGGCAGCATTCTCCAGCAGGTTGCACAGCACGCGCTCCATCAGCACGGCGTCGCATTCCACCAGGGGCACGCCGGACAGATCGGCGACGACGACGCGATGGCGCACCAGCGCGTCGCGCATGGCAGCGAGGCTGGCGCCGACGAGCTCCTCCACCGACTGCCACTCCATACTCGTGCGGACATCGCGGCTCTGCAGCCTGGCCATATCGAGCAGATTGACCACCATCGTCCGCATCCGCCTTGCCTGCTCCAGCATGGCGGCTACCGTCTCGTCCAGCGGGGGTGCCAGTGCGGGCACACTGCGCTGCATGGTCTCGGCCATGCCTATGAGGCTCGTCAACGGGGTTCGCAGGTCGTGCGAAACGGCTGCCAACAAGGAACTGCGCAGGCGCTCCGACTCCATCGACAGCAGCGCCTGCTGTGCCACGTCGACGTAGTGCAAGCGTTCGATGGCGATCGCGATCAGCGTGCAGAACACGTCGACCTGCCGCCGCAGCGCGGGTTGCGCAAAGGCGTGCGCGGCCGCGGGCTCCACCGCCAGGACGCCACGCGTCTGCATCGGCGCCTTCAACGGCACGTACAGCACGGTGCTGCCGGGCAAGGTATGGGTGCCGGTGCCCGCCGGCTGGCCATGAGCGAAGACCCACTCCGCCAGCACGCGGTCGATCGAGTCGGTTCGGGCCGCCGTGTCTTGTTGCGCGGCATCCGACACCGGCGCCAGCAAGCGCCCGTCGGGTGAAACCAGGAAGAAGGCCGAGTTGGCATCGAACGCCGCGCGCAGGAACCGGCTGCCGATCGAGACGATCTGGTCCGGCATCAACGCCGCGGACAGCTCCCGGGCCAGCTCGTACAGCGTGCGCGCATCTTCCTCGCGCTGGACGGCCACCTGCGCCTGTTCGCGCATGCCAGCCATCAGCTGCCCGATGACCAGGCCCACGGAAAGCAGTACCAGGAAGGTCAGCAGATACTGCACGTCGCTGACGGCGAATGACAGCCGCGGCGGCACGAAGAAGAAGTCGAAAGCGGCCACGGCCAGCACCGAAGCCAACGCCGAAGGTCCGCGCCCATGGCGCAGCGCCACCCCGACCACCGCCACAAGGAACAGCATGGCAATGTTGACGACGTCAAACCAGGGAAACGCCAGCGCCGACAGCGCGGTGGCGCCCGCGCACCATACCACTGCCCACAGGTAGTCTTTGCGGGTCGCACCGTCGGTGGCCTGCTGCGCCTCCGGCGCTTCGGCGGCATGGCGCGGCCGGATATCGGCCCGGGTCGTGTCGGCCGCCACGCGGATGATATCGATCTCCGGGCAGCCGAGCGCCAGCGCATCGGCAAAACTGCGGCGCCCGAACAGCCACGCCGGGGCACTGACAAACGGCGACAGGGCGCGCTCGAGGAGCGAACGCGCCCGCTCGGCAACGGACGCGCCGCCCCGGCGCCAGTCTGCCGGCGCGCGACCGATCACCACCTTGGTCAGGTTATGGCGACGCACATACCCGACCACAGCCTGGACCATGTCATTGCCAGCCAGTGTCTCGGTGCGCGCGCCCAGTTCTTCGGCAAGGCGCATTGCCGTCTGCAGGCGCAGCTTCGCCGCATTGGATGGCGGCGCCAGTCTCGGTGTAGCGATGGTCACCACGTGC encodes:
- a CDS encoding histidine kinase (K07646: kdpD; two-component system, OmpR family, sensor histidine kinase KdpD [EC:2.7.13.3]), whose amino-acid sequence is MPDAEFREAAGRPDPDALLQMVQAEGERAARGRLRVYFGASAGVGKTFAMLTAARAASAQGTDVVIGIVETHGRAETEALVAGVERLPMKEVPYRDRVLKEFDLDGALARHPTLILVDELAHSNAPGCRHPKRWQDIQELQAAGIDVWTTVNVQHLDSLNQAVGGITGIRVWETVPDIVFDSADEVVLVDLPADELLHRLKEGKVYLPEQARHAARNFFRKGNLIALRELALRRTADRVDDDVRAWRQSESVQSVWRTREAVLACIGSGDDAEQVVKSARRLAGQLDCDWHVVTIATPRLAPPSNAAKLRLQTAMRLAEELGARTETLAGNDMVQAVVGYVRRHNLTKVVIGRAPADWRRGGASVAERARSLLERALSPFVSAPAWLFGRRSFADALALGCPEIDIIRVAADTTRADIRPRHAAEAPEAQQATDGATRKDYLWAVVWCAGATALSALAFPWFDVVNIAMLFLVAVVGVALRHGRGPSALASVLAVAAFDFFFVPPRLSFAVSDVQYLLTFLVLLSVGLVIGQLMAGMREQAQVAVQREEDARTLYELARELSAALMPDQIVSIGSRFLRAAFDANSAFFLVSPDGRLLAPVSDAAQQDTAARTDSIDRVLAEWVFAHGQPAGTGTHTLPGSTVLYVPLKAPMQTRGVLAVEPAAAHAFAQPALRRQVDVFCTLIAIAIERLHYVDVAQQALLSMESERLRSSLLAAVSHDLRTPLTSLIGMAETMQRSVPALAPPLDETVAAMLEQARRMRTMVVNLLDMARLQSRDVRTSMEWQSVEELVGASLAAMRDALVRHRVVVADLSGVPLVECDAVLMERVLCNLLENAAKYTPAGTEIRLWAAPVDAEIRIAVEDDGPGVPGGKERQIFEKFTRGERESATAGVGLGLAVCEAIVQAHGGRIWVEPAQRPERPRGQAGARFMVALPRGNPPALEPEPEPVG